The genome window GCCCGGTGTGGTCGGCTTGCTTACCACGTGGCAGCGTGGCGTCGTCTTTAGCCCGCCACCCATAAATCCATAAATCCATAAATGCGGTCTCGGTTATAGCATCCGCCGGTCAAGGGGCAAAGCGCTCCAAAGTAAagccaccttcccccccaCACTCAGTTACAACTCTGGACATCGCCCACCCTTGGAACCCGCTCGCTTCCAACTCGACCGATATCCGATACATTCTACAATCTCTAGGCTCCTCCTCTATACTactctccttctccttcctcatcctcatctccatctccatctcgtaGATGTCCTCACTCCCACCACGGCCAAAACCCTGGGAGACAAAGAGTGCCGCAGCAGCCACCTCGAACCCCGCTGccatctccacctccccaccaccggttcccatcaccaccaccgcagAGGACATTGGCAGTTCTAGCGTCGCACCACGACTGCCAGATCGCCCGACCGGTCTCGCTGACAACTCGCTCGTATCGTCAGGTAAGTTGGCCCCTGCTCACGCACGACCATCTCGCTGACCTCGCTCTTCCATGCTCAACTATAACCTCAATCTCAATCTCACCTTGCTCTTCTACAGGCTACGGATCACGGTACGGCTCCACGATGAACAGCTACGGCGGCGGGTATGGGGGTATGGGCTCGATGGGCTCATATGGAGGgtacggcggcggcggttATGGTGGATACGGCGGGATGGGTGGCGGATActcgtcgtactcgtctCCATATAGCCGTTTTGGAGGTGGATACGGCGGCGGTATGGGCGGTTATGGGGGGTACGGCGGAATGGGAGGTTACGGCGTTGGCGGGATGGGTGGACCCGGCGAGGTGAGTTTCAGCTCTTGGCATTCCAGGttgagctgacaacagtaCCCCTCCCTCACTGGCGCGATGCAGCAGCAGACTGCGCCTGCGTTCGCGGTCATCGAGTCGATCGTGACAGCGTTCACATCCCtggcgcagctcgtcgagagcACATACATGGCGACGCACAGCTCGTTCTTCGCcatggtcggcgtcgccgaccaACTCGGCAGCCTCAAGACCTACCTCGGCCAAGTACTTGGCGTGTTCAGCATCATGCGCCTTGGACGCCGGATCTTGAACTGGCTACGAGGCAAGAAATCTGGCCCTGAAAAGGGCTGGGCGAACGAGTGGAGCCGGGGTATAGGCCCCaacggcgccgaggcgccgCGCCCCTCGGCCAagcctctcctcctcttccttcttTCGGCTATCGGCCTCCCCTACCTCATGAGCAGGCTGGTCAAGCTCCTAATTGCGagccagcagcagcaggctgGCGCTATTGACGCGAGCGGCCAAGTCGACCCCACCAAGCTCACGtttgcgcgcgcgcgctgggACTTCAAGTCTACCGAGGAGTGGGAGCTTGCGCTGCAGCCCGACGAGATTGtcgctgtcctcgagcgccgcgagggTGAAAAGCCAGGCGAGTcggggtggtggcgcggACGGACGCGCGACGGGCGCCAGGGTTGGTTCCCGGGAAACTATGTCGAGGTTAtcaagaagcgcgaggacgcTCCGCAAATCCCTGGCCCCATGCAAGGGATGCAGGGGATGCCAATGCAGGGCCAGGGGATGGGAatgggcatgggcatgtCTGGCATGTCAAACATGGGCATGTCGAacatgggcatgggcatgggcatgggcatgggcatgcAGAATGGCAACCCGATGGCCATGCCGATGGTGTAGCCGTAGTCGGCGGCATCGCGGCTGGCATGGCACGACACGACGTAGTGCGCGAGTGCGGCGCAGCATTATTCCC of Cutaneotrichosporon cavernicola HIS019 DNA, chromosome: 4 contains these proteins:
- the PEX13 gene encoding uncharacterized protein (Peroxisomal membrane protein pex13 (Peroxin-13)), coding for MSSLPPRPKPWETKSAAAATSNPAAISTSPPPVPITTTAEDIGSSSVAPRLPDRPTGLADNSLVSSGYGSRYGSTMNSYGGGYGGMGSMGSYGGYGGGGYGGYGGMGGGYSSYSSPYSRFGGGYGGGMGGYGGYGGMGGYGVGGMGGPGEYPSLTGAMQQQTAPAFAVIESIVTAFTSLAQLVESTYMATHSSFFAMVGVADQLGSLKTYLGQVLGVFSIMRLGRRILNWLRGKKSGPEKGWANEWSRGIGPNGAEAPRPSAKPLLLFLLSAIGLPYLMSRLVKLLIASQQQQAGAIDASGQVDPTKLTFARARWDFKSTEEWELALQPDEIVAVLERREGEKPGESGWWRGRTRDGRQGWFPGNYVEVIKKREDAPQIPGPMQGMQGMPMQGQGMGMGMGMSGMSNMGMSNMGMGMGMGMGMQNGNPMAMPMV